A genomic region of Mesorhizobium sp. NZP2077 contains the following coding sequences:
- the clpA gene encoding ATP-dependent Clp protease ATP-binding subunit ClpA, giving the protein MPAFSQGLEKALHQALTLANERHHEYATLEHLLLALIDDTEAAAVMRACNVDLDELKHTVLTYIDTELDNLVTGYDEDSKPTAGFQRVIQRAVIHVQSSGREEVSGANVLVAIFAERESHAAYFLQEQQMTRYDAVNYISHGIAKRPGASETRSPRGADDEQGGQNGAEPQEEGGKKKQQQDALTAYCVNLNNKAKAGKIDPLIGRESEINRTIQVLCRRSKNNPLYVGDPGVGKTAIAEGLAKRIVEGDVPEVLHNATIFALDMGTLLAGTRYRGDFEERLKQVVKELEDYPGAVLFIDEIHTVIGAGATSGGAMDASNLLKPALSSGAIRCIGSTTYKEFRQFFEKDRALVRRFQKIDVNEPTIEDAIEIMKGLKPYYEEFHKVKFTNEAIKASVELSARYINDRKLPDKAIDVIDETGASQMLVPEAKRKKTIGIKEIEATIATMARIPPKTVSADDEKVLQGLDIELKRVVYGQDTAITALTSAIKLARAGLREPEKPIGSYLFSGPTGVGKTEVAKQLAASLGVELIRFDMSEYMERHTVSRLIGAPPGYVGFDQGGLLTDGVDQHPHCVLLLDEVEKAHPDLFNILLQVMDHGKLTDHNGKQIDFRNVILIMTTNAGASDAQRAAIGFGSTKREGDDVEAINRLFTPEFRNRLDAIIPFGSLPVPVIHQVVQKFVMQLEAQLSERGVTFDLSPDAIAWLADKGYDERMGARPLGRVIQEHIKKPLADEVLFGKLKKGGTVRVTVEKKETGETGLKLESLADEAPVKPKKEEPEDAPQPPKAVVSKKPVAKKLVAQKPEPKGKDGGKRSLVPQLPRKG; this is encoded by the coding sequence ATGCCGGCTTTCTCCCAAGGCCTGGAAAAGGCGCTTCACCAGGCGCTGACGCTCGCCAATGAGCGGCACCACGAATACGCAACCCTTGAACACCTGCTGCTCGCGTTGATCGACGACACCGAGGCGGCCGCCGTCATGCGCGCCTGCAACGTCGATCTCGACGAGCTGAAGCACACTGTTCTCACCTATATCGACACCGAGCTCGACAATCTGGTCACCGGCTACGACGAGGATTCCAAGCCGACCGCCGGCTTCCAGCGCGTCATCCAGCGCGCGGTGATCCATGTGCAGTCGTCGGGCCGCGAGGAAGTTTCGGGCGCCAACGTGCTCGTCGCCATCTTCGCCGAGCGCGAGAGCCATGCCGCCTATTTCCTGCAGGAACAGCAGATGACCCGCTACGACGCGGTCAACTACATCTCGCACGGCATCGCCAAGCGCCCCGGCGCATCGGAAACGCGCTCGCCGCGCGGCGCCGATGACGAGCAGGGCGGCCAGAACGGCGCCGAGCCACAGGAGGAAGGCGGCAAGAAGAAGCAGCAGCAGGACGCGCTGACAGCTTATTGCGTCAACCTCAACAACAAGGCCAAGGCCGGTAAGATCGATCCGCTGATCGGCCGTGAGTCGGAGATCAACCGCACCATCCAGGTGCTGTGCCGCCGCTCCAAGAACAACCCGCTCTATGTCGGTGATCCCGGCGTCGGCAAGACGGCGATCGCCGAGGGTCTCGCCAAGCGCATCGTCGAGGGCGATGTTCCCGAAGTGCTGCACAACGCCACCATCTTCGCGCTCGACATGGGCACGCTGCTGGCCGGCACGCGCTACCGCGGCGATTTCGAGGAGCGACTGAAGCAGGTCGTCAAGGAACTCGAGGATTATCCGGGCGCTGTTCTGTTCATCGACGAGATCCACACCGTGATTGGTGCGGGTGCCACGTCAGGCGGCGCCATGGACGCGTCGAACCTGTTGAAGCCGGCTTTGTCGTCTGGTGCGATCCGCTGCATCGGCTCGACCACCTACAAGGAATTCCGCCAGTTCTTCGAGAAGGACCGCGCTCTGGTGCGGCGCTTCCAGAAGATCGACGTCAACGAGCCGACCATCGAGGACGCCATCGAGATCATGAAGGGCCTCAAGCCCTATTATGAGGAATTCCACAAGGTGAAGTTCACCAACGAGGCGATCAAGGCTTCGGTGGAACTGTCGGCGCGCTACATCAACGACCGCAAGCTGCCGGACAAGGCGATCGACGTGATCGACGAGACCGGCGCCTCGCAGATGCTGGTGCCGGAAGCCAAGCGCAAGAAGACCATTGGCATCAAGGAGATAGAAGCCACGATCGCCACCATGGCGCGCATTCCGCCGAAGACGGTTTCGGCCGATGACGAGAAGGTGCTGCAGGGCCTCGATATCGAGCTGAAGCGCGTCGTCTATGGCCAGGACACCGCCATCACTGCGCTGACCTCTGCCATCAAGCTGGCCCGTGCCGGTCTGCGCGAGCCGGAAAAGCCGATCGGCTCTTACCTGTTCTCAGGCCCGACCGGCGTCGGCAAGACTGAAGTCGCCAAGCAATTGGCTGCCTCGCTTGGCGTCGAGCTGATCCGCTTCGACATGTCGGAATATATGGAACGCCACACCGTTTCGCGGTTGATCGGTGCGCCTCCCGGCTATGTCGGCTTCGATCAGGGCGGCCTGTTGACCGACGGTGTCGACCAGCATCCGCACTGCGTGCTGTTGCTGGACGAGGTCGAGAAGGCACATCCGGACCTGTTCAACATTCTGTTGCAGGTGATGGACCATGGCAAGCTCACCGACCACAACGGCAAGCAGATCGACTTCCGCAATGTCATCCTGATCATGACCACCAATGCGGGCGCATCCGATGCGCAGCGCGCGGCGATCGGTTTCGGTTCGACAAAGCGCGAAGGCGACGATGTCGAGGCGATCAACCGGTTGTTCACGCCGGAGTTCCGCAACCGTCTCGATGCGATCATCCCGTTCGGTTCGCTGCCGGTCCCGGTCATCCATCAGGTGGTGCAGAAGTTCGTCATGCAGCTCGAGGCGCAGCTCTCCGAGCGTGGCGTCACCTTCGACCTATCGCCGGATGCGATCGCCTGGCTCGCCGACAAGGGCTATGACGAGCGCATGGGCGCGCGGCCGCTCGGCCGTGTGATCCAGGAGCACATCAAGAAGCCGCTGGCCGATGAAGTGCTGTTCGGCAAGCTCAAGAAGGGCGGCACGGTGCGCGTCACCGTCGAGAAGAAGGAGACCGGCGAGACCGGCCTGAAGCTCGAATCGCTGGCCGACGAAGCGCCGGTGAAGCCGAAGAAGGAAGAACCGGAAGACGCGCCGCAGCCGCCCAAGGCCGTGGTGTCCAAGAAGCCTGTCGCAAAGAAGCTCGTGGCGCAGAAGCCGGAGCCCAAGGGCAAGGACGGCGGCAAGCGCAGCCTGGTCCCGCAACTGCCCCGCAAGGGCTGA